A part of Biomphalaria glabrata chromosome 3, xgBioGlab47.1, whole genome shotgun sequence genomic DNA contains:
- the LOC129925188 gene encoding transmembrane protein 160-like: MITCTLYRACVTFSKRAGVGARYSFWTSTNNGFHPQLCRFSMYSSVIKKWRVSPVLQKLTKSYSVAAEESKTAELEKLRSEMNIRLANENGFLSWCRNTYLLTVVGVAMITEATTEVAMDAGFSALFLASVNIFWGTGSYITNLIRLRNASGMSTLLLSVSIIGSFLHCLFWSFLLLCYIGLMDDWDPNGPTQMQLLKKDNRSKRE; encoded by the exons ATGATCACATGCACCTTGTACAGAGCTTGCGTAACATTTAGCAAGAGAGCAGGAGTTGGAGCTCGGTACAGTTTTTGGACAAGCACTAATAATGGTTTCCATCCTCAGTTATGTAGATTTTCTATGTATTCATCAGTAATAAAGAAATGGAGAGTTAGCCCAGTGTTACAGAAGTTAACAAAATCTTATTCGGTGGCTGCAGAGGAAAGCAAAACAGCTGAATTAGAAAAACTAAGATcagaaatg AATATACGTCTAGCCAATGAAAATG GATTTCTATCTTGGTGTCGAAATACATATCTTTTAACTGTTGTGGGTGTGGCAATGATTACAGAGGCTACAACAGAAGTAGCAATGGATGCTGGTTTCT ctgcctTGTTTCTTGCCTCAGTAAATATATTTTGGGGCACAGGAagctacatcacaaacttgataCGCCTGCGGAATGCATCAGGAATGTCTACACTACTACTCTCAGTTAGTATCATTGGTTCTTTCTTGCACTGTTTGTTCTGGAGTTTTTTACTTCTGTGTTACATAGGACTCATGGATGATTGGGATCCCAATGGCCCTACACAGATGCagctattaaaaaaagacaatagaagtaaaagagaataa
- the LOC129925230 gene encoding chitin deacetylase 8-like produces MTNYATGAKMLKVFICPWRPLMLTFCFLIVFSQLLKGDSLISGVCDGDTNCFLPDCFCPNNTKGPANVSIDQRPQIVVLAFNDAINDRNYNYYLELLTSNWKNANGCPISMTLFVPDVWTNYTQLQQLWLAGAEIAAFGKSGYGQTAEFYKTITKKSLIDEISGQKEQLVKKGKIPAEYIRGFRIPYLYAGGDDMFDVLTSSGFDYDSSLIVNRRTLNSPPSWPATLDYSWPFECKQGKCPSSSHSSFWEIPIHLFYDFNQTYECQYLDSCAYAVSNEEEAFQLLWRNYLPFYRNRTPFVLNLRAALLNNEFQRTAIRRLILTFMESPEVYMLSMSQLVDWMKNVTSLTDITHSEPWSCTAKKLLDTSSSSGSSSELTIIATNIFMFLVLSYHIK; encoded by the exons ATGACAAACTACGCTACTGGAGCTAAAATGCTTAAGGTATTCATTTGTCCTTGGAGACCTTTGATgcttacattttgtttcttgATAGTGTTTTCACAACTACTAAAAGGGGACAGTCTGATTTCTGGTGTCTGTGATGGAGACACCAACTGTTTCTTGCCAGATTGTTTTTGTCCTAACAATACAAAG GGTCCCGCAAACGTCAGCATTGACCAACGGCCTCAGATTGTAGTGCTTGCTTTCAACGATGCTATCAATGACAGAAACTATAACTACTATCTGGAATTGTTAACTTCTAACTGGAAGAACGCTAATG gaTGTCCAATAAGCATGACACTTTTTGTTCCTGATGTCTGGACAAATTATACTCAACTTCAACAGTTGTGGCTTGCAGGGGCTGAAATAGCAGCATTTGG aaaatcTGGCTATGGCCAAACTGCAGAGTTTTATAAGACTATAACAAAGAAATCTCTGATAGACGAGATAAGTGGACAAAAAGAGCAGCTTGTCAAGAAAGGAAAAATTCCTGCAG AATACATTCGGGGTTTCCGGATACCATACTTGTATGCAGGTGGTGATGATATGTTTGATGTCCTTACATCCTCTGGCTTCGACTATGATTCCAGCCTTATTGTAAATAGAAGAACATTAAACTCACCACCTAGTTGGCCGGCAACACTGGACTACAGCTGGCCATTTGAATGCAAACAAGGGAAATGCCCGAGTTCCAGCCATTCCTCTTTCTGGGAA ATTCCCATACATCTGTTCTATGACTTCAATCAAACATACGAATGTCAGTACTTAGACTCCTGTGCCTATGCTGTAAGCAATGAGGAGGAAGCTTTTCAG CTCCTGTGGCGCAATTACCTACCCTTCTACAGAAATAGAACGCCCTTTGTGCTCAACTTGAGAGCGGCTTTGTTGAATAATGAGTTTCAGAGAACCGCTATCAGGAGATTAATATTAACTTTCATGGAGTCTCCAGAG GTGTACATGCTGTCAATGTCACAGCTTGTGGACTGGATGAAAAACGTAACAAGCTTGACTGACATTACACATTCTGAGCCCTGGTCCTGCACTGCCAAGAAACTGTTGGACACCAGCAGTTCTTCTGGGTCATCCAGCGAGCTCACGATAATAGCCACTAACATCTTTATGTTCTTAGTTTTATCTTACCACATCAAATAA